Proteins encoded within one genomic window of Pieris brassicae chromosome 12, ilPieBrab1.1, whole genome shotgun sequence:
- the LOC123717241 gene encoding histone H4, producing the protein MTGRGKGGKGLGKGGAKRHRKVLRDNIQGITKPAIRRLARRGGVKRISGLIYEETRGVLKVFLENVIRDAVTYTEHAKRKTVTAMDVVYALKRQGRTLYGFGG; encoded by the coding sequence ATGACCGGTCGCGGTAAGGGAGGAAAGGGATTGGGAAAAGGTGGCGCGAAGCGGCACAGGAAGGTGCTCCGTGATAACATCCAGGGTATCACCAAGCCGGCGATTCGACGTCTGGCGCGCAGGGGTGGCGTGAAACGTATCTCCGGTCTCATATACGAGGAGACCCGCGGTGTTCTCAAGGTTTTCCTCGAGAACGTCATCCGCGACGCGGTAACCTACACGGAGCACGCCAAGAGGAAGACCGTCACCGCAATGGACGTCGTGTACGCTCTGAAGCGCCAGGGCCGCACCCTCTACGGTTTCGGAGGTTAA
- the LOC123717230 gene encoding late histone H1-like yields MADTAVASETPAPATPAKKAPKAAAAAKKPKARPTHPKTSDMVNSAIKELKERSGSSLQAIKKYIASNYSLDAERLAPFIRKYLKRAVASGTLIQTKGKGASGSFKIDSKSGTGGGAAKKATAASASSGGRGSAAAASSAAKSVKKPTAQAAKKTAASAGARSKKAAAAAAETASPAKAGGRGGTAKDKKAAAAAKRKPAASAAPKKGRGSAAPSAAASGKGASTTAAASKAKRSAKPPTKKPKAPKPKKAAAAAPKSKAATAKKASAASKK; encoded by the coding sequence atggccgACACAGCAGTAGCATCGGAGACACCCGCGCCGGCGACGCCCGCCAAGAAGGCACCAAAAGCGGCAGCGGCCGCGAAGAAACCCAAGGCGAGACCAACGCACCCCAAGACTTCCGACATGGTCAACAGCGCGATCAAAGAGCTCAAGGAGAGGAGCGGATCGTCCCTGCAGGCGATCAAGAAATACATCGCCTCGAATTATAGCCTAGACGCCGAGAGGTTGGCGCCGTTCATAAGAAAGTATCTCAAGCGCGCGGTCGCCTCCGGCACCCTGATTCAGACGAAGGGCAAGGGCGCATCGGGCTCGTTCAAGATAGACAGCAAGTCGGGAACCGGCGGCGGCGCGGCGAAGAAGGCGACGGCCGCCTCCGCTTCCTCCGGCGGCAGGGGCTCCGCCGCGGCGGCGTCCTCCGCGGCCAAATCGGTGAAGAAGCCGACCGCACAAGCCGCCAAGAAGACCGCCGCGAGTGCGGGCGCCAGGAGCAAGAAGGCCGCCGCCGCGGCCGCCGAGACCGCGTCCCCCGCCAAGGCGGGCGGAAGGGGTGGCACCGCCAAAGACAAGAAGGCAGCCGCTGCGGCCAAGAGGAAGCCGGCCGCGTCGGCCGCTCCGAAGAAAGGTCGCGGCTCCGCGGCCCCCTCCGCCGCAGCGTCCGGCAAGGGCGCGTCGACCACCGCCGCCGCTTCCAAGGCGAAGAGGAGCGCGAAACCACCGACCAAAAAACCTAAAGCACCCAAACCGAAGAAGGCAGCAGCCGCCGCGCCCAAATCGAAGGCCGCCACCGCTAAAAAGGCATCGGCCGCTTCCAAGAAGTGA
- the LOC123717233 gene encoding histone H2B has product MPPKTSGKAAKKSGKAQKNISKSDKKKKKHKRKESYAIYIYKVLKQVHPDTGISSKAMSIMNSFVNDIFERIAAEASRLAHYNKRSTITSREVQTSVRLLLPGELAKHAVSEGTKAVTKYTSSK; this is encoded by the coding sequence ATGCCACCAAAGACCAGCGGCAAGGCGGCCAAGAAGTCCGGCAAGGCACAGAAGAACATATCCAAATCggacaaaaagaaaaagaagcaCAAGAGGAAGGAGAGCTACGCCATTTACATCTACAAGGTGCTCAAGCAGGTGCATCCCGACACCGGTATCTCTTCGAAGGCGATGTCAATCATGAACTCGTTCGTGAACGACATCTTCGAGAGGATCGCGGCTGAGGCGTCTCGTCTCGCTCACTACAACAAGCGTTCGACGATCACGTCCCGCGAGGTGCAGACCTCCGTGAGGCTCCTGCTGCCCGGCGAGCTCGCCAAGCACGCCGTCAGCGAGGGCACCAAGGCCGTCACCAAGTACACCAGCTCCAAGTGA
- the LOC123717231 gene encoding histone H3, whose protein sequence is MARTKQTARKSTGGKAPRKQLATKAARKSAPATGGVKKPHRYRPGTVALREIRRYQKSTELLIRKLPFQRLVREIAQDFKTDLRFQSSAVMALQEASEAYLVGLFEDTNLCAIHAKRVTIMPKDIQLARRIRGERA, encoded by the coding sequence ATGGCACGTACAAAGCAGACAGCCCGTAAGTCCACCGGCGGTAAGGCGCCGCGAAAGCAGCTCGCCACCAAGGCGGCCCGCAAGAGCGCTCCCGCCACCGGCGGCGTGAAGAAGCCTCACCGTTACAGGCCCGGCACCGTCGCGCTGAGAGAGATCCGTCGCTACCAGAAGAGTACCGAGCTGTTGATCCGCAAGTTGCCGTTCCAACGTCTGGTGAGGGAGATTGCGCAGGACTTCAAGACCGACCTCAGGTTCCAGAGCTCCGCCGTGATGGCGCTTCAGGAGGCGAGCGAGGCGTATCTGGTGGGTCTCTTCGAGGACACCAACCTGTGCGCCATTCACGCCAAGCGAGTGACGATCATGCCCAAGGACATCCAACTGGCGAGACGCATTCGCGGCGAGCGTGCTTAA
- the LOC123717237 gene encoding histone H2A codes for MSGRGKGGKVKGKAKSRSNRAGLQFPVGRIHRLLRKGNYAERVGAGAPVYLAAVMEYLAAEVLELAGNAARDNKKTRIIPRHLQLAIRNDEELNKLLSGVTIAQGGVLPNIQAVLLPKKTEKKT; via the coding sequence ATGTCCGGACGTGGCAAGGGCGGCAAGGTCAAGGGGAAGGCAAAGTCGCGTTCCAACCGCGCAGGTCTCCAGTTCCCGGTCGGTCGTATCCACAGGCTGCTCAGGAAGGGCAACTACGCCGAGAGGGTGGGTGCCGGTGCGCCGGTCTACCTTGCGGCCGTTATGGAGTACCTGGCGGCCGAAGTGCTCGAGTTGGCCGGTAACGCGGCCCGTGACAACAAAAAGACCAGGATCATACCGCGTCACCTCCAGTTGGCCATACGCAACGACGAGGAGCTCAACAAGCTACTCTCCGGCGTGACCATCGCACAGGGCGGTGTACTGCCTAACATTCAGGCGGTCCTTCTCCCCAAGAAGACCGAGAAGAAgacataa